The following are from one region of the Rattus rattus isolate New Zealand chromosome 13, Rrattus_CSIRO_v1, whole genome shotgun sequence genome:
- the Eif4ebp1 gene encoding eukaryotic translation initiation factor 4E-binding protein 1, with protein sequence MSAGSSCSQTPSRAIPTRRVALGDGVQLPPGDYSTTPGGTLFSTTPGGTRIIYDRKFLMECRNSPVAKTPPKDLPTIPGVTSPTSDEPPMQASQSHLHSSPEDKRAGGEESQFEMDI encoded by the exons ATGTCGGCGGGCAGCAGTTGCAGCCAGACTCCCAGCCGGGCCATCCCCACTCGCCGCGTAGCCCTCGGCGACGGCGTGCAGCTCCCGCCCGGGGACTACAGCACCACCCCCGGCGGCACGCTCTTCAGCACCACCCCGGGAG GAACCAGAATCATCTATGACCGGAAATTCCTGATGGAGTGTCGGAACTCGCCTGTGGCCAAAACACCCCCAAAGGACCTGCCAACCATTCCAGGGGTCACTAGCCCTACCAGCGATGAGCCTCCCatgcaggccagccagagccatcTGCACAGCAGCCCGGAAGATAAGCGGGCAGGTG gTGAAGAGTCACAGTTTGAGATGGACATTTAA